The segment CGGCAATTGAATATTCAAGCCAAATGACTTGTCCATGCCAGCCCCTTCGTTTCCGGCTGCCATAATGCCGCCGCCAGCACCCGTGATCACCATGTACCCTTGCTGAGTCACGCATTTCGCAAACTCTTTCGCCTGCTCATACTCTTCCGTTCCAGGCTTAATCCGCGCTGACCCAAAGATCGAAACTTTTCGGATATGCCGATATGGATAAAAGGTGGTAAACGCCCGCTCCATGTCCTGAAGCGACGCATTCAGAATTTTCCAATCTAAGCGATCGATTTCGTCCTGAGAAATTCGGGCAATCAGACCCAGGGCTTGAGCAATCAGCGCACCATGTTGCATCTCAGGCAAATGATCCAGAAGCTCGTTGAGCGTCGATCGTAAAGACTGGACATTCAGCATCGATCGAGAAGGTTGAGGCAAATCCGAAGGGTTAGCAGTCATGTAGATTTTCCTTACAGGGGCATTCTATTTTAGCGAGACAGGGCGCACTGGGAATGCCCGTATCGACACTGAAAAACGCCCTAGCACTCAAGTCTAGGGCGTTATCAGCACTGTGACAAATGAATTTAACAAATGAGACGAATCCAGGCGAATCAAGAAACTTGTCGAAACTGGTCTTAGAGGTGTTTGTCTAAAGTGTTCGATAAGGTGGTCTTGGGAACAGCACCAACGACCATATCAACCCGCTGACCGCCTTTGAAAATCATCAGCGTCGGAATACTACGAATTCCAAATCTGCTGGCAACACCTGGGTTCTCATCGGTATTAAGTTTAACGACTTTGACCTTGCCTTCGTATTGCGCTGCAATCTCATCGACAACAGGCGCAACCATGCGGCAGGGACCGCACCAAGGAGCCCAAAAATCTACGAGAACTGGGACTTCACTCTGAAGCACTTCCTGGTCAAACGACGAATCTGTAACTTGTGCGGTTGCTGACATTACCTGAAAATCCTTGCCTTTGTTTCATTTGACGAAATTCTACCATAGCAAAACGGTCAGGAGTTATTCACATTGCAGACATAAATAGATACATAAAATTAGATACAAAAGTTTTGGATAAGGTTGAATTTTGTAGCGGAATGAAGTGAGGTGGACGGGAGTTTGGAGGGCAGAGAGGGCAGCGTAACGAAATGTCCTTGACGATCGCTGCTTTGAGATGAACCAAACGCAGTAAACTGAAAATCTAATCGTGATTCATTTTGACTCCTGTGACTTTACGCTTGTCTCTCGCAAACCCCGCTCAGAACGAAGAATTGCCCAGAGTACAGCCTTGGCGCGGCTTGATTCATGGCTATCGTCGCTATTTGCCCGTGACAGATCAAACGCCCGTGATCACGCTGCACGAAGGGAATACGCCATTGATCCCGGTTCCTGCGATCGCGCGGGAGATTGGTCGGCAGGTGCAAGTGTTTGTGAAATACGACGGTCTGAATCCGACGGGCAGCTTTAAGGATCGCGGCATGACGATGGCGATCTCGAAAGCGAAGGAAGCAGGCGCGGAAGCGGTCATTTGTGCGAGTACAGGTAATACCTCAGCAGCGGCGGCGGCTTATGCGCGGCGTGGCGGTATGCGAGCGTTTGTGCTGATTCCCGATGGCTATGTGGCGTTGGGTAAGTTGGCGCAAGCGTTGCTGTATGGGGCAGAAGTGCTGGCGATTAAAGGGAATTTCGATCGCGCGTTAGAAATTGTGCGCGAGATGTCTCAGAATTATCCGGTGACGCTGGTTAATTCGGTGAATCCCTATCGCTTAGAAGGACAGAAAACGGCGGCGTTTGAAGTCGTTGATGTATTAGGTGATGCGCCGGATTGGTTATGTATTCCTGTAGGAAATGCAGGAAACATTAGTGCGTACTGGATGGGATTTAACCAGTATCACCAAGAAGGTCGATCGTCGAAATTGCCGAAGATGATGGGATTCCAGGCAGCGGGATCGGCTCCATTAGTGACAGGTGAGCCATTTAAACATCCAGAAACCTTGGCAACGGCGATTCGGATTGGGAATCCAGCGAATTGGCATAAAGCGATCGCGGTTCGAGATGCCAGCCAAAGTAGTTTTAATGCGGTGACGGATGAAGAAATTCTCCATGCCTATCGGATGTTGGCATCGCAGGAAGGGATTTTCTGTGAGCCTGCGAGTGCGGCTTCGGTCGCTGGATTGTTGAAGGTGAAGGATCAAGTGCCAGAAGGCGCGACTGTGGTTTGTGTCTTGACAGGCAACGGCTTGAAAGATCCAGATTCGGCGATTAAGTTCAGCGAGAATAACTTTAAGCAGGGGATTGAACCCGGTTTAGAGGAAGTTGCGAAGGCAATGGGATTCTAATGTTCTGAGACGCTCGCTCAATTGATCTAAATGGAGTTTCGTAGTACAAGACACAACGCGATTGGGTGTGCTTGCTACGATTCCATTTAGATAGTTTGAACTTCAGGATGGGGCGAATGGTCAGCACGATTCGATCGACTGTTTATCCGAAAGATTGCACCTTTGCACCTTCGGATTGGGATGCGTTGGCTCCATTTTGGTATCCGATCGCATTTAGTCGAGAGGTCACGGATCAGCCGATTGCTGCAAAGCTTTTAGATCAACGGCTGGTGGTATGGCGAACCTCAGCAGGCGTTTCAGTTGCAAATGATATTTGCTTGCATCGCGGCATTCCGCTCAGTATGGGCTTTGTGGAAGGCGATCATTTAATCTGCAAATATCATGGGTTTCATTATTCAACAGACGGGCGCTGTGTTTTGGTTCCAGCCGATCCAAATGCTTCAATTCCTGCAAAACTTTGTTTGAAGACTTATCCGGCGATCGAGGCTTACGGTTTAGTCTGGACTTCGCTGGGTGGGGGCGATCATCCCCTGCCTGATTTTCACGAGTGGGACGATTCGGATTATCAGCAAATTTTACCTGAAGCGGTTGATCTCAATGCTGCGGCTGGGCGGCAGATGGAAGGATTTCTGGATGTGGCTCACTTTGCTTGGGTACATCAGAAATCGTTTGGCGATCGCAGTAATCCGATTGTGCCGCACTATGAAGTGACGAAGACTCCAACGGGTTTGAAGGCTGAGTATTTGAGCAATGTCAGCAATTTTCCTAAAGCGATGCAAGATCGTGCCCCGGCAGATTTTCAGTGGATGCGAATTTTTGAAGTATTTTTACCCTTTACAGCGCGGTTGACGGTGCTATTTCCGAATGAGGGACGGCTTTGTATCTTGAATGCTGCGTCTCCCGTTTCAGCCCGAAAAACTCGCATCTTTTGCCCGATTTGCCGGAACTTCGATAAAGACATGTCTCTTGAACCCGTGTACGAATTTAACTATCAAGTATTTGCAGAAGATCAAGAAGTGGTCGAAGCTCAATATCCTGAAGATTTGCCCCTTGAACTGAGGGCTGAATCTCATATTCGGGCGGATCAAACGTCGATCGCATATCGCAAAGGATTAAGTGCGCTCGGTCTTGGTGCAACATATACGGCTTAATTGCCGATCTATCTCGCTGAGTGGAATGATGATCGAACCTTCCAATACGACGATTTAGATTATCGATGAGTGTGTTGGTATAGCGTCGAATGGCTTGAAGGGAAAGAATGTCGATCGTGCTTAACCTAAGATGCTAGAGACTTGAAGGAATAGAAATAGTCTCCAGCAGTAAGGCTAAGACACAGATCAAAGAGTTATGGCTAGGAGTGGTACATTAATGCTATTTTGTGGAATATTTAGCTCAATAGGCTTAGAACGTTCGCCAATATGGGAATTGAAGGTAATTTTAGGCAAATATCTCCACCCTTGCTTGAAATAGTACGGCAAGATCTATACATGCTGAATTTATATCTTCATGCCAAAGAATCTATAGAAACGGCAGAAATACAGTATCTGCCTACTTATCTACGAGATGAGAATCTTCATGGTGATTTGGATGCCATTCTTGCTGACGACCAGTGGAGAATTGGTAGATTAGACATTGATTCTGATTGGCACGCAATGCATTACTTGCTCACTGAAGATGCATCATCATGGGAAGAATGCAAACTACCGTTTGTTGTTACAAAGCATAAAAGTAAGAATTGGTTGCTAATCAATGCCGTTATGGGCGGCACTGCGATTGAAGAGACTACAGGCGGCTTCATGGATTTTGCTCCTGTCAGATACTTAGCACAACCTGAGACCCAAATAATTTCTGAAGCATTTCTCCAAATTTCAGAGAAGGAGTTTAAGTACAGATATGAGGAAGCCTGTGAATGTAATCCCAAAGTATTCAGAGGGATACGAGACGGTGAATTTGAAGATTATTGGTATAGATTCCGATGTATTTCAGAGTATTACAAAGTAGCAGTGCAGATGAACAGAGGTATGTTGCTATATCTAGGTTGTTTTTACGGTGTTGATTTCGAGTGGGAAGATATACCAATTGAGTAGCAGGGTAACCATTCAAATACAGATGACAAACCAAAATGGTTTCTGCTTCGTTGTGAGTCCTCTACCACCGCTGATTTGAGCCGTTAGACCGATATTGCTCGTCTCCACGCAATTGCCAATCTCATAGACTCCGATTCAATTTCAGAAAGTGTATGATGTCGGGAAGTATGGGGCTGAACTTGCGTAATAAAATCTTCTACTAATCGTCTTTTATCAGTCAAACTCCACCACAAAATGTCATAGGTGTCGAGCTTTCTCAAGTAGCTTTGATTCCTTGATAGATCATCGATCACATCTTGCCACCCCAGTTGTACTGCGACATGAATACAGTTTCGCTGTCCCAATTCCTCGCTGAGTTCTTCCTCCGATAGCATTCCGTTGGCTAAATCTTTTTTTGCTAGCGTGCGAAATGCCTGCCGTATTTGCTGAAGTTCACTTTCCGAAACGATAGAAGCCACCAAAGACTTTCCGCCGACACTCGCTATGGAAGAGAGACTCTCACTGACCCAGAACCAGTCTTGGTTTTCATACTCCGAGAGCAAATTGTTATGTAGGGCAATAATTGCATCTTTGTAGCCTACGTTTGCTAGAATTGCCCACTCCCGACAATTCTCTGGATACTCGTGTAAATCTTGAAAGATAGGATGCTCTGGATAAACCAGCATTGCTAGAGTCCACCAATTTTCTGGATCATGAGCAGACTTCTCGTACCATTGCTCAATGCGTAAACGTGCAGCACTACGGTACTCTGGCAAAAAATGATGTGCCAAAATTTCTAATTCATCAATTAGCCATCGATTGAATGAATCCTTTTGCTGCTCATATCTTGATCGCGCAGTTTCAATCCACCAAGATTCATCAACCCACGTATCGTTGCCTTGACGATACCAAGGTAAGCCAGATACAGCTACTAAATATGCCTCGCCATCATACATGAGTTGTTTTGCGGCTTGAATGATTGACTCAGCCCAATCTGTGATGAGTTGTCTTGCTTCATCTCTAGGGTTGGAATTCTTGACTATCATTTCAGTGCCTGTGCTGATTGTCGGCATTGTCTATTTTGGGATCAGTATAATCGAGCAGGCTAAAATGGTAAGCATGATATTAAGGGATGAAGCTTATGGCAATTCGACAACCCCGCTATCCCAAAGAAGAATTTGCTCGACGTGGCGATGAGATTTATGAATCTCAGGTACGATTGCAAGTCGAAAAAGGCAACCACGGCAAGATTGTAGCGATCGACATCGAAACCGGAGCCTTTGAGGTTGCTGATGATTTACTGACCGCATCTAAGCAACTCACCGCAAGATTACCAGATGCTCAGACTTGGTTTGTTCGCATTGGGCATCCAGCCGTTGATCATTTTGGCGCACGGAGTTTAAGACCGAAGCCATGATGGAGGGACGGGTAAATCAATATTGTGAGGCGACATTATCGATCGTCGTCAGAAGCAATACGACAACGCAACTAATAGATGCTGTAATTGATACAGGATTTTCTGGCTTTCTAACCTTGCCATCTGAAATCATCTCCACATTGAGATTGAGTTGGGAAGGTCGAGATTTCGCAACATTGGGCGATGGATCTTCCTGTACGTTCGAGGTTTATCTTGGGTCTGTCATCTGGAATGGGCAGTACCGCGAAATTTATATCAACGAGTCAGAGACAGTTCCTCTAATTGGAATGCGATTATTACGAGGCTACGAATTACAGATTCAAACCATTGAGGGTGGCTCCGTTAAAATTGATGCCTTGCCAAACGTCATTTAGCGACTCCTTGTGAGGTATGGTCTAGCAACAAAAATTCAGGCGGAACTCGATCGACTAACCAAACCCCATTTTCTGAACGATAGAACATAAAGCCAGCTTGCTGCATCGCGATCGTATCAACGCTCAACACGACAGGATGACCGTGACGCATTCCGACTTTTTTCGCAGTCTCGATCGATTCCGACAAATGCACATGATGACGATTCATCTTGAGCAAGCCAGATTGCAGAATTGATTCGACTGAAGATTCTGCTGTGCCGTGATAAAGGATATCCGGCGGGATTCGGGGTTCTAATTGCAAATCTACGATCGTGCTATGTCCCTGATTTGCCCGAATTCGAGTTCGAGTTTCATCAAACGCGAAACGCTGTTTATCGCACAGTGCAACAACCTGATCCAGTTCAGTGCGAGTGATCGAAAACCGAGCCGCAGCACAAGCGTTGAGTAACATTTCAACTTCGACCCAACCTCCCGGAGCCAGCGTAATTCCAAGACGCTCCGGCGTATGTCGCAAATGTTTACTCAAATATTTACTGATTTTGACTCGCCTTGTCGTATCCATATAATACAGAATATACTACAACTATTCTAGCTACAGACGGGATCTCGTCAACTAGAATAAGTAGGCACAAGGTTTTAACATCGCTAGGAGACGCATTCGTGGAGTCCCGTTACACCCCCGCCGAAATTGAGGAAAAGTGGCAAAAAGTCTGGTCAGAGACGAATCTAGATCAGACCCCAGAACAGAGCGACAAGCCGAAATTCTACGCTCTGTCGATGTTTCCTTACCCATCCGGCAATCTTCACATGGGGCATGTGCGCGTCTATACGATCGTCGATGTAATCGCCCGTTTGAAACGGATGCAGGGCTATCGCGTCTTGAATCCGATGGGATGGGATGCCTTTGGATTGCCTGCGGAAAATGCAGCGATCGAGCGAAATGTCGCACCCGCAAATTGGACGTATCAGAACATTGATCAGATGCGCGACCAGTTGAAGCAATTAGGCATTTCTTTCGATTGGTCAAAAGAATTAGCAACCTGCTCGCCGGATTATTATCGCTGGACACAGTGGATTTTCTTGGAATTCTTCAAAGCAGGCTTGGCTTATCAGAAAGAAGCAA is part of the Leptolyngbya boryana PCC 6306 genome and harbors:
- the trxA gene encoding thioredoxin, whose protein sequence is MSATAQVTDSSFDQEVLQSEVPVLVDFWAPWCGPCRMVAPVVDEIAAQYEGKVKVVKLNTDENPGVASRFGIRSIPTLMIFKGGQRVDMVVGAVPKTTLSNTLDKHL
- the thrC gene encoding threonine synthase → MTLRLSLANPAQNEELPRVQPWRGLIHGYRRYLPVTDQTPVITLHEGNTPLIPVPAIAREIGRQVQVFVKYDGLNPTGSFKDRGMTMAISKAKEAGAEAVICASTGNTSAAAAAYARRGGMRAFVLIPDGYVALGKLAQALLYGAEVLAIKGNFDRALEIVREMSQNYPVTLVNSVNPYRLEGQKTAAFEVVDVLGDAPDWLCIPVGNAGNISAYWMGFNQYHQEGRSSKLPKMMGFQAAGSAPLVTGEPFKHPETLATAIRIGNPANWHKAIAVRDASQSSFNAVTDEEILHAYRMLASQEGIFCEPASAASVAGLLKVKDQVPEGATVVCVLTGNGLKDPDSAIKFSENNFKQGIEPGLEEVAKAMGF
- a CDS encoding Rieske 2Fe-2S domain-containing protein yields the protein MVSTIRSTVYPKDCTFAPSDWDALAPFWYPIAFSREVTDQPIAAKLLDQRLVVWRTSAGVSVANDICLHRGIPLSMGFVEGDHLICKYHGFHYSTDGRCVLVPADPNASIPAKLCLKTYPAIEAYGLVWTSLGGGDHPLPDFHEWDDSDYQQILPEAVDLNAAAGRQMEGFLDVAHFAWVHQKSFGDRSNPIVPHYEVTKTPTGLKAEYLSNVSNFPKAMQDRAPADFQWMRIFEVFLPFTARLTVLFPNEGRLCILNAASPVSARKTRIFCPICRNFDKDMSLEPVYEFNYQVFAEDQEVVEAQYPEDLPLELRAESHIRADQTSIAYRKGLSALGLGATYTA
- a CDS encoding DUF1877 family protein — encoded protein: MGIEGNFRQISPPLLEIVRQDLYMLNLYLHAKESIETAEIQYLPTYLRDENLHGDLDAILADDQWRIGRLDIDSDWHAMHYLLTEDASSWEECKLPFVVTKHKSKNWLLINAVMGGTAIEETTGGFMDFAPVRYLAQPETQIISEAFLQISEKEFKYRYEEACECNPKVFRGIRDGEFEDYWYRFRCISEYYKVAVQMNRGMLLYLGCFYGVDFEWEDIPIE
- a CDS encoding RNA 2'-phosphotransferase, with product MDTTRRVKISKYLSKHLRHTPERLGITLAPGGWVEVEMLLNACAAARFSITRTELDQVVALCDKQRFAFDETRTRIRANQGHSTIVDLQLEPRIPPDILYHGTAESSVESILQSGLLKMNRHHVHLSESIETAKKVGMRHGHPVVLSVDTIAMQQAGFMFYRSENGVWLVDRVPPEFLLLDHTSQGVAK